Proteins co-encoded in one Flavobacterium fluviale genomic window:
- a CDS encoding acyl-CoA dehydrogenase, whose translation MDFNLTEEHLMIQQAARDFAQNELLPGVIERDEKQIFPTEQVKKMGELGFMGMMVDPKYGGSGLDTISYVIAMEEISKVDASASVVMSVNNSLVCWGLQEYGTEEQKQKYLPGLASGEIHGAFCLSEPEAGSDATSQKTTAIDMGDHYLVNGTKNWITNGNTASVYLVIAQTHPELKHKGINALIMTKDMPGFSVGPKEQKMGIRGSDTHSLMFSDVKVPKENRIGEDGFGFKFAMKTLAGGRIGIASQALGIASGAYELALKYSKERKAFGTEICNHQAIAFKLADMAVNIEAARHLCMKAAWDKDQHKNYDVSGAMAKLFASQVAMDTAVEAVQIHGGNGYVKEYHVERMMRDAKITQIYEGTSEIQKIVISRSVIAG comes from the coding sequence ATGGATTTTAATCTTACCGAAGAACATTTAATGATTCAGCAGGCAGCAAGAGATTTTGCTCAAAATGAGTTACTGCCGGGAGTTATTGAACGCGACGAAAAACAAATTTTCCCAACAGAGCAAGTAAAGAAAATGGGAGAATTAGGGTTTATGGGAATGATGGTTGATCCTAAATATGGCGGAAGCGGTTTAGACACAATTTCTTATGTCATTGCGATGGAAGAAATTTCTAAAGTAGATGCTTCGGCTTCTGTTGTAATGTCTGTAAACAATTCTTTGGTTTGCTGGGGATTACAAGAATATGGAACAGAAGAACAAAAACAAAAATATCTGCCAGGTCTGGCTTCTGGAGAAATTCACGGTGCGTTCTGTCTGAGTGAGCCAGAAGCAGGAAGTGACGCAACTTCTCAAAAAACTACAGCCATTGATATGGGTGACCATTATTTGGTTAATGGAACTAAAAACTGGATTACAAACGGAAATACCGCTTCAGTTTATTTAGTAATTGCCCAAACACACCCTGAATTAAAGCATAAAGGAATTAATGCCTTAATTATGACTAAAGATATGCCAGGTTTCTCTGTTGGTCCTAAAGAACAAAAAATGGGAATCCGTGGTTCTGATACACATTCTCTAATGTTCTCTGATGTAAAAGTTCCAAAAGAAAATAGAATTGGAGAAGATGGTTTCGGATTTAAGTTTGCAATGAAAACCCTTGCGGGAGGTCGTATCGGAATTGCTTCTCAAGCATTAGGAATTGCATCTGGAGCTTATGAGCTAGCATTAAAATATTCTAAAGAGCGTAAAGCATTTGGAACTGAAATCTGCAACCACCAGGCAATTGCTTTTAAATTGGCCGATATGGCAGTTAATATAGAAGCAGCACGTCATTTATGTATGAAAGCGGCTTGGGACAAAGACCAGCATAAAAATTATGACGTTAGCGGTGCGATGGCAAAATTATTTGCTTCGCAAGTAGCAATGGATACTGCAGTAGAAGCAGTTCAAATTCACGGCGGAAACGGATATGTAAAAGAATATCATGTGGAGCGTATGATGCGTGATGCAAAAATCACTCAGATTTACGAAGGAACTTCAGAAATTCAGAAGATTGTAATTTCTAGATCAGTTATTGCAGGATAG
- a CDS encoding chalcone isomerase family protein, producing the protein MKKILLLLTLLLSLQFSTVSAQTQIDVNGVTVPRKIEFQGKTLQLNGAGGRSKMWLEVYVQALYLSQLSQDSQFIIDSDTEMAIRIEITSSMVSSNKLTKAMNAGFEKSAGENLDQLRPRIETFKSYLSDAITEKDVFVLAYNPLDQTINVFKNEVLKGKIQGFDFKKALFGIWLSNKPVDETLKKNLLGM; encoded by the coding sequence ATGAAAAAGATTTTACTATTACTTACTCTCCTTTTAAGCTTACAATTTTCGACCGTTTCAGCTCAGACACAAATCGACGTTAACGGTGTAACTGTTCCTAGAAAAATAGAATTTCAAGGTAAAACTTTACAGCTTAATGGCGCGGGCGGAAGATCAAAAATGTGGTTAGAAGTTTATGTGCAGGCATTATATTTATCTCAACTAAGTCAAGACTCTCAATTTATTATTGACAGCGATACTGAGATGGCTATTAGAATTGAAATTACTTCATCAATGGTTTCTTCTAATAAATTAACTAAAGCCATGAATGCAGGTTTCGAAAAATCTGCTGGGGAAAATCTTGATCAACTGCGTCCTAGAATTGAAACTTTTAAAAGTTATTTAAGCGATGCAATCACAGAGAAAGATGTATTTGTATTGGCTTACAATCCCTTAGATCAAACAATAAATGTTTTCAAAAATGAAGTTTTAAAAGGTAAAATCCAGGGATTCGATTTCAAAAAAGCTTTGTTTGGGATTTGGCTTTCTAATAAACCAGTAGATGAAACTTTGAAAAAGAATTTATTAGGAATGTAA